Sequence from the Methanosarcina siciliae T4/M genome:
TTCAAAATCGGGCAGACCGGAGTAGCCATAGGGATTTACAAAATAAAGCCCATAAAACGCTGGATAGGGGAAAAGGACCTTTTCGACAAAGTTCTGGAGATTACGGAAGAAGCAGTTGCTGATGAGCTTGCAGGAGCTGCCAACATTTTGATGGGAGAAGGGGCAGGAGGAATCCCTGTAGTGGTCATTCGCGGACTTGATTACTACTGTGAAGAAGAAACATCCATGAGTGAGAATTACCGCCCTGAAGATATGGATGTCATCAAAAAAGGGCTTCGATGCTTGCAGAAAAAGAATTGAAATAAAGAGCCTCTCTGATGTCCTTTAATATACGAGTTATTTGGGGAATCTAGAGTCTATTAATTCTGGTTTTTGGTTGTACGGATAAATTTCCAGTCCCCATCCCCTTTTATCATTTTAAGGGAAAACATTCGACTTCCACGCCAGCACTCCTGAAAAACTCAAGGGAATCAGTGTCAGGATCAGGTGTTGAGTATACAACCTTTTTGATATTTGAATTTATGATCATCTTTGCGCACAGGGTACAGGGCTGTTGTGTACAGTAAATGGTTGCTCCTGCAATGCTAACTCCACGGATTGCAGCCTGGATAATGGCGTTCTGTTCCGCATGCACTGCCCGGCATTTTTCTTTCTGCGTGCCTGAAATGATCTTTTCAAGGTCCCTGATACACCCTATCTCAAGGCAGTGTTCCAGACCGTTTGGAGCTCCGTTATATCCGGTTGCAAGAATACGTTTATCCCGCATAATCACTGCCCCGACGTTACTCCGGAGGCAGGTCGCCCTTCTGGCTACAGCAAAGGCAATTTCAAGGAAATATTCGTCAAGAGAAGGTCTTTCTATCATTATTTTTTATAAAGAGTAGCTGGTATATAGTTATAGTGTTAGAACTTGTGCCATTTCTGGCAATTAATTCTAAATTCTTTCGGAATTGACCTCATTTTCAGATAATTTCATGAAAATCACAAGAGTCGCCAGTTTCTGGCAAATGACCATTCACGGGCTTGATTGTTTCATTACTACTGTTAAGAAGAAACGTCCATGAGTGAGAATTACCACCCTGAAGATATGGATGTTATGAAAAAGGACTTCGACGCCTTCAGAAAATGAATTGAAAGAGCCTTTCTGGCGCCTTTTAATAAACGATTTATTTAGAGAGTCTGCTAATCCCGGTTTTAGAGTTTGCGGGGAATTCCTTTTACCATTCCTTTTTTATCATTTTAAGGGAAGGCATTCGACTTCCACGCCAGCACTCCTGAAGAACTCCAGGGAATCAGTGTCCGGATAAGGTGTTGAGTATACTACCTTTTTGATATTTGAATTTATGATCATTTTTGCACACAGGATACAGGGCTGGTGGGTACAGTAAATGGTTGCTCCGGAAATGCTGACCCCATGGATTGCAGCCTGGATAATGGCGTTCTGTTCCGCATGTACTGCCCGGCATTTTTCATGCCTCGTGCCTGAAGGGATTTTTTCAAGTTCCCTGATACATCCTATGTCAAGGCAGTGTTCCAGGCCTCTTGGCGCACCGTTATATCCGGTTGAGAGAATACGTTTATCGCGGACGATCACTGCCCCAACATTGTTACGGAGGCAGGTCGCCCTTTTGGCTACGACGAATGCTATTTCCAGGAAGTACTCGTCAAGGGAAGGTCTTTCTGTCATTATTTTTAATGAACAGTAACTGGTATATATAGTTGTAACGTTAAAACTTGTGTCGCCTTTGACAATAAATTTTAAATGAAATGAATTAACGCTATATAGATAAAGAATCGTTTTTCGAGGAATAATTAATATAATCTATGGTGTATAGAGCTGAAATGAAGCGACTTATTTATACTATATGGAATGTGGAATATTTTTCCCGGGACCAGAGTTCGAAAAGGCTGATAATTTCAAGTTACCAGGTACGTTCCGGACGATAATTCTGGATGGTTCTGGCCTGTAAATCAGGACATTTCCGTGTTATGAATTTGAATGTTTTCTGGATTGTAATCCGGAAAAATAAGCTCGGGTAAATTCTAAAAAATATATGCATTCATCCGGAGTATTTAATTATGGCAACAGGTTTGACCGAATTTTTAGATAATTTCGTGAAAAATCACGATAATCGCCAGTTGCTGGCAGTCCCCCTTGCAGTACTTGCAGTTTCCTTAGCCGTACTGCTGGTTTCTTTTGCAAGCAGCGGGTCGCCGGTAACCCTGGGAATGGAGTTCCAGGGCGGCACCCAGATTTCGGTAGAGACAACCGATTCCCCTGCTGTGCTTGAAGAAATGTACTCCTCTTATCCCATCAAGGATGCCCGGCAGGCCGGAAGCAGGGTTATCATGCAGTTTGGGATTATGGACAATGAAGAACAGCGTCAGCTTGAAGACGATGTGATGGGCCGTTATTCTAACGTAGAAATCAAACAGATAGGACCCGTTTACGGCCAGGAACTGCAGGTTCAGGCTCTTCGGGCTGTTTTCATATCATTTATAGGAATGTCCATTGTGGTTTTCCTTATTTTCCGGAGCATTACACCTTCTTTTGCAGTGGTTCTTTCTGCCTTTTCGGACATTATGATTGCTGCGGCTTTCATGCGGATTGCAGGGATCGAACTTTCCCTTGGAACGGTTGCAGCCCTGCTGATGCTCATTGGTTATTCGGTGGACAGTGACATTTTGCTGACAAATAGAATGCTCAAACGCAGGGGTACGGTGGTAGAAAAGATTTCAAGGGCAATGCAGACAGGGATTACCATGACCACAACAACCCTTGCAGCCCTTGTAGTTATGTATATAGTTTCAACTTTCCCCTACCTGGTAATTCCTTCGTTCACACAGATTACCCTGCTTTCGCAGATCTCAAGCGTGTTGATCGTGGGGCTTCTTGCAGATATTATGAACACCTGGCTTCTCAACACCGGGATTCTGCGGTGGTATGTGACAAAACCCGAATTTAGAGGGAGGTATAACAGATGAGAGATAAAAAAAGCCTCTTTAAAAATGTAAGGGTTATCATCTTCATTCTTGCCCTGCTTGCTTCTGTTGTGCTTATTCATCCGGGTTATAATTCTGAAGAAGGGCTGAACACTAACCTGAATTACGGACTTGACCTTGAAGGCGGTTCCTGGCTTCAGATCAAATTACAGGGAGCTCTTGTCCAGGTAGATGCGGATCCTGAAATGATAGTCAGCCAACTGGTAGAACCTGTAATCGGCGCCCCTATCCAGGTCACGGACAGCAACCTTGACGTCAGTGGGGTGAGTTTATCTGACCGTTACCTCACATTCACAACATCCGCCACGGTCAGTGCATCCCAGCTTGAGCTTCTGGATCTTGGCAGTGTAAGCGTTGATAAGCTTAGCCAGGGTACGACCCAGGTAACGCTTACTACTACCAAGGAAACCCTGATTCAGGCTTACCTAGCAAAGGCCTTTGATGCGGAAGTGCTTCCCATCAGTACCGAAGACGGTACTGTTTATGAAATCAGGGCTGAAGCCTCAGAAGAAGAGATTGAAGCCCTTATGGAAAAAGTCGGAGGCACAATCCTCAAGAATGAAGACGGGACCTCGACTTATAAAGAGGGTGTCAGTACCGATACAAGGGATCTGACCAGGGATATCTTGAACGACAAACTTAACTCCCTCGGTCTGAAGGATATTCCTGTCAGGACTGTCGGAGAGGACTATATCCTCATCGATTTTGCAGGGATCGACCTTGCAACGGCAAAGGATATTGCCGAAAAGCCCGGAAAATTCGAGATACGCATACAGACTACTGGAAATGAAACCCAGCATGTCCTTTACGGCGACTCCATTGTAAGCGTGGGGATTCCGAGTTACCACGATAACCAGTGGCATACTCCTTTTACTCTGAATGAAGAAGGAGCAAGGGCTCTCCAGAAAGTTGCAATCGATACAGGAGCTACGGATTACCCCGAAAGTCACTATCTGAACATGTATCTGGATGAAGAGAAGATCTACGGGGCTCCCCTCAGTTACTCTGCAGCATCCAGACTGAAAGAAACTCCCATCTATTCCTGGGAGGCTTCCACAGGCACGGACGAGGCAGCAAAGACCGAAGCCGAAACCCTCCAGATTCACCTCAGGGCAGGGGCCCTACCTGTAAATGTGGTGCTTGTAGGTTCAGGACATGTTGATGCAACCCTTGGAAAACAGTTCAAAACCGAAGCGGTCATAGCAGGTTTGTTCTCTCTGTTAGCAGTCGCTGCAGTTGTTTTCCGCAGGTACAGGAGACCTGAAATTCTGGTGCCAATGATCGGGACTTCCGTCAGCGAAGTCATTATGATCCTTGGAGTTGCAGCAGCTATCGGCTGGCAGCTTGACCTTGCAGCAATTGCAGGTATAATTGCCGCAATCGGAACAGGTATCGACCACCTTGTAATTATTACGGATGAGGTGCTTTACGAAGGCAAACTCCCTCCAACAAGGGTCTTTGTTTCCAGAATTGGAAAGGCCTTTTCAATCATTTTCGGAGCAGCTGCCACAACGATTATTGCCATGTCTCCCCTGGTAGTCATGGGCTTCGGAGCCCTGAAGGGATTTGCCATCACCACTATCATTGGTGTTTTCATCGGTGTGGTTATCGCAAGACCTGTTTACGGTGTGGTAATCAAGGAACTGCTTGAGGTAGAAGGAAACGGCTCCCAGGAAAGTACGGCTGACTGAGTGCCCGGGAAAAAATAAAAATCCCTGAAAAACCGAGGATTCAAAAACTGAAAAACAAGGTGGAATTAATGAAGGATCTCTGGACTCTAAAATACAGGGCGGAAACCCTTGAAGAACTGCTTGGAAACGAACATGCCGTAAGAACGCTTTCCGAACTGTTACAGTCCGGGACCCTGCCTCACCTTATTTTTTACGGGCCTGAAAACTCGGGGAAAACAACAGCTTCTCTTGCCCTTGCCAGGCAGCTCTACGGAGAGACCTGGAAAAACAACTTTATATATTTCAACGCTTCGGACTTTTTCGACCAGGGAAAACGTTACCTTGTACGGGATAAACGTTTTGTCCGCATTCTGGGCACGGATGATCCGAAAAAAATCTACAAGAGCGTAATAGATATTTTTAAGGAAATCGTTAACGAATATGCCGGAATGGCTTCCATTGATGCTGATTACAAGATAATTTATATCGATAATGCCGAATCCCTGAGCTCGGATGCACAGCATGCTCTCAGGCGGATCATGGAAAAGTACAGTTCAACCTGCAGGTTTATTCTTTCTACAACAAGACCTTCGAAACTCATTTCTCCCCTCCGTTCAAGGGGGCTTCAGGTCTTTTTTGCCTATGTTCCGGATTCTCTTCTGAAAACCCATCTTGAGAGGATTGCCCTTGCAGAAAAACTGAAACTTTCCGATGAAGCACTTGATGCGGTCCTTTATCTGGCTAAAGGAAATGTTGGAAGAGCTGTCCAGACTCTCCAGCTTGCTGCGCTCAGGGCAGAAGGTGCTGAAATTACGGAAGAAATCGTCTATGAAGCTACCATGAAAGGCAGGGACGAGACTATCGATGAACTGCTTGAAGCGGCTCTTGAAGGAGATTTTGCCAGAGGACGCCAGCTCATAGACGGAATGATTATTGAGAAAGGACTTTCCGGGACTGATATCCTTGAGGGACTTTCCGAAG
This genomic interval carries:
- a CDS encoding AAA family ATPase — its product is MKDLWTLKYRAETLEELLGNEHAVRTLSELLQSGTLPHLIFYGPENSGKTTASLALARQLYGETWKNNFIYFNASDFFDQGKRYLVRDKRFVRILGTDDPKKIYKSVIDIFKEIVNEYAGMASIDADYKIIYIDNAESLSSDAQHALRRIMEKYSSTCRFILSTTRPSKLISPLRSRGLQVFFAYVPDSLLKTHLERIALAEKLKLSDEALDAVLYLAKGNVGRAVQTLQLAALRAEGAEITEEIVYEATMKGRDETIDELLEAALEGDFARGRQLIDGMIIEKGLSGTDILEGLSEALIDSGEPDADIARLIVSISEADSRLTDAASERIQLEKLISTFS
- a CDS encoding preprotein translocase subunit SecD; this translates as MRDKKSLFKNVRVIIFILALLASVVLIHPGYNSEEGLNTNLNYGLDLEGGSWLQIKLQGALVQVDADPEMIVSQLVEPVIGAPIQVTDSNLDVSGVSLSDRYLTFTTSATVSASQLELLDLGSVSVDKLSQGTTQVTLTTTKETLIQAYLAKAFDAEVLPISTEDGTVYEIRAEASEEEIEALMEKVGGTILKNEDGTSTYKEGVSTDTRDLTRDILNDKLNSLGLKDIPVRTVGEDYILIDFAGIDLATAKDIAEKPGKFEIRIQTTGNETQHVLYGDSIVSVGIPSYHDNQWHTPFTLNEEGARALQKVAIDTGATDYPESHYLNMYLDEEKIYGAPLSYSAASRLKETPIYSWEASTGTDEAAKTEAETLQIHLRAGALPVNVVLVGSGHVDATLGKQFKTEAVIAGLFSLLAVAAVVFRRYRRPEILVPMIGTSVSEVIMILGVAAAIGWQLDLAAIAGIIAAIGTGIDHLVIITDEVLYEGKLPPTRVFVSRIGKAFSIIFGAAATTIIAMSPLVVMGFGALKGFAITTIIGVFIGVVIARPVYGVVIKELLEVEGNGSQESTAD
- a CDS encoding protein translocase subunit SecF, with the protein product MATGLTEFLDNFVKNHDNRQLLAVPLAVLAVSLAVLLVSFASSGSPVTLGMEFQGGTQISVETTDSPAVLEEMYSSYPIKDARQAGSRVIMQFGIMDNEEQRQLEDDVMGRYSNVEIKQIGPVYGQELQVQALRAVFISFIGMSIVVFLIFRSITPSFAVVLSAFSDIMIAAAFMRIAGIELSLGTVAALLMLIGYSVDSDILLTNRMLKRRGTVVEKISRAMQTGITMTTTTLAALVVMYIVSTFPYLVIPSFTQITLLSQISSVLIVGLLADIMNTWLLNTGILRWYVTKPEFRGRYNR
- a CDS encoding deoxycytidylate deaminase, coding for MIERPSLDEYFLEIAFAVARRATCLRSNVGAVIMRDKRILATGYNGAPNGLEHCLEIGCIRDLEKIISGTQKEKCRAVHAEQNAIIQAAIRGVSIAGATIYCTQQPCTLCAKMIINSNIKKVVYSTPDPDTDSLEFFRSAGVEVECFPLK
- a CDS encoding deoxycytidylate deaminase, whose amino-acid sequence is MTERPSLDEYFLEIAFVVAKRATCLRNNVGAVIVRDKRILSTGYNGAPRGLEHCLDIGCIRELEKIPSGTRHEKCRAVHAEQNAIIQAAIHGVSISGATIYCTHQPCILCAKMIINSNIKKVVYSTPYPDTDSLEFFRSAGVEVECLPLK